Within Fimbriimonadaceae bacterium, the genomic segment TGACCCCCTCGGGGGAGGCGACCGGGACGGTTCGGTCGAAGCATGCGGGCGGCACGGCGGCGGTGTCGCCGGGCACGATGGTGCTCGCGGCGACGGGACCGAAGATGGCGCTGCTCCAGACCCTGGAGCCCGGCGCACGCGTGACGCTCAAGTGGCGGGTCGAGGGGTTCGACTGGACCAAGTACCCGAACGCCGTCGGCGGCGGTCCGGTGCTGATCCGCGACGGGAAGACGACGATCGAGAACGAGGTGGAGGGGTTCACGAAGGCGTTCACCAACAACCGGCACCCCCGATCGGCGGTGGGGCGCACGCCGGAAGGCGATCTGTGGTTCGTGGCGATCGACGGCCGGCAGTCGATGAGCGTCGGTGCGACGCTGCCGGAGCTGGCGTCGATCCTCAAGGGCCTCGGATGCGTGGACGCGGTGAACCTCGACGGCGGAGGGAGCTCGACGATGCACGTGCTGGGCGTCACGCTCAACCGACCGAGCGACGGCCGGGAGCGGGCGGTCGCCAACGGCGTTCTCTTCTTCGGCCAACCCCCGCTGGCCGACACGCGTCAACTCCGTTTGGCCGCCCCGGTGGGGCTTGCGCCGCAAGAGACGGCGGTGCTCAAAGTGTTCGGCGCCGACGGGGAGCCGATCCCGAACGTGGACGTGCTCTGGGGCGCCCAGGGCGCGGGCTGGATCGACCAAGGCGGCCTCCTGCGCGCCACCGCGGAGGGGACCGTGGAGGTCACCGTCGCCGCCCGAGGTCAGTTGCTGACGGCGAAGATCCCGGTCAAGGCCAAGTAACTAACCCCTGGGAGTGCGCGAGCTTGCTCGTCGCCCCCGCTTGGGAGTGCGCGAGCTTGCTCGTC encodes:
- a CDS encoding phosphodiester glycosidase family protein, which gives rise to MRLKTLLLVALAAAAAHAQVWEKPLAPGLVYRMEVDASLPRIVHALRFSIATPAVKASSEVGELQVYSESEFKGRETIGDLVRRSGALAGINADFFPPSGDPLGLMVRNGELLSLPHPERTVFAWGPTGATFGRATSSMELDPDNGPPIPIDGFNQECGLNDICLFSESAGFAVTKDPSVELVLDLKRGTLTPSGEATGTVRSKHAGGTAAVSPGTMVLAATGPKMALLQTLEPGARVTLKWRVEGFDWTKYPNAVGGGPVLIRDGKTTIENEVEGFTKAFTNNRHPRSAVGRTPEGDLWFVAIDGRQSMSVGATLPELASILKGLGCVDAVNLDGGGSSTMHVLGVTLNRPSDGRERAVANGVLFFGQPPLADTRQLRLAAPVGLAPQETAVLKVFGADGEPIPNVDVLWGAQGAGWIDQGGLLRATAEGTVEVTVAARGQLLTAKIPVKAK